From a single Kitasatospora sp. NBC_00458 genomic region:
- a CDS encoding arylamine N-acetyltransferase family protein yields MLDDAMVDAYLARIGAERPERADLAALTRIQERHVLSVPFENLGYHLDEPIHMDEQVLDKIVRQRRGGGCYEVNPALSFLLTALGYQVEILPGRVHRPGGTLGAAMCHLALRVTVDGEQWLVDTGFGRNSRHPLRLASREVQHDPDGDFLLADVEGGGFDVLLNGKPLYRLEDRPVRIEDFRPTLWWYRTAPESPFLQDVFCSLRTEDGRITLKGNQLSTVAGSERSSEEFVGDAAVLEAYKTHFGFSLDRLPDQPDGGVTAGVQTG; encoded by the coding sequence GTGCTGGACGACGCCATGGTGGACGCGTACCTCGCCCGGATCGGCGCCGAACGGCCCGAGCGGGCCGACCTCGCCGCGCTCACCCGCATCCAGGAGCGGCACGTGCTGTCCGTGCCGTTCGAGAACCTCGGCTACCACCTCGACGAGCCGATCCACATGGACGAGCAGGTCCTCGACAAGATCGTCCGCCAGCGCCGCGGCGGCGGCTGCTACGAGGTCAACCCGGCCCTCTCGTTCCTGCTCACCGCACTCGGCTACCAGGTCGAGATCCTCCCCGGCCGGGTCCACCGCCCCGGCGGCACGCTCGGCGCGGCCATGTGCCACCTGGCCCTGCGGGTCACCGTCGACGGCGAACAGTGGCTGGTGGACACCGGCTTCGGCCGCAACAGCCGGCACCCGCTCCGGCTGGCCTCCCGCGAGGTCCAGCACGACCCGGACGGCGACTTCCTGCTCGCCGACGTCGAGGGCGGCGGCTTCGACGTGCTGCTCAACGGCAAGCCGCTGTACCGGCTGGAGGACCGCCCGGTCCGCATCGAGGACTTCCGCCCCACCCTCTGGTGGTACCGCACCGCGCCCGAATCCCCGTTCCTGCAGGACGTGTTCTGCTCGCTGCGGACCGAGGACGGCCGGATCACGCTCAAGGGCAACCAGCTCTCCACGGTGGCCGGCAGCGAGCGCTCCAGCGAGGAGTTCGTCGGCGACGCCGCCGTCCTGGAGGCCTACAAGACCCACTTCGGGTTCAGCCTGGACCGGCTGCCCGACCAGCCGGACGGCGGCGTCACCGCCGGCGTCCAGACGGGATGA
- a CDS encoding YybH family protein, which produces MTTSEPRTAAGHRAAPAPTDPARLPAVFAEAFNTGDQTAVEELFEPGAVFVDRPGVVVTGDERRAATARFLALGLPIRITLRHCYVNGDLALLIGDYLIEGEGPDGPVRSEGTATDVARRGADGRWRYAIDNPPGTDR; this is translated from the coding sequence ATGACCACCAGCGAACCCCGTACCGCGGCCGGGCACCGCGCGGCCCCGGCGCCCACCGACCCGGCCCGGCTGCCCGCCGTCTTCGCCGAGGCCTTCAACACCGGCGACCAGACGGCCGTCGAGGAGCTCTTCGAGCCCGGCGCGGTGTTCGTCGACCGCCCCGGCGTGGTGGTGACCGGCGACGAACGGCGCGCCGCGACCGCCCGCTTCCTCGCGCTCGGCCTGCCGATCCGGATCACCCTGCGGCACTGCTACGTCAACGGCGACCTCGCCCTGCTGATCGGCGACTACCTGATCGAGGGCGAGGGACCGGACGGGCCGGTCCGCTCCGAGGGCACCGCCACCGACGTCGCCCGGCGCGGCGCCGACGGCCGCTGGCGCTACGCCATCGACAACCCGCCCGGCACCGACCGCTGA
- a CDS encoding 3-oxoacyl-ACP synthase III family protein: MITTGIPGKGRTHSGIAVLGTGSYLPARVVSNSEAAAPAGVTGEWIARKTGISRRRRAEPDQAASDLAVAAGRAALADAGVRPADLALIMVATSTPDSPQPPTASVVADRLGAAPGTAAFDVNAVCSGFVFALTAAERMLTDAAPGYALVIGADVYSRILDPTDRRTAVLFGDGAGAVVLGPAPEPGRGLLAGRLAGFGADRGLIGVPAGGSRLPASADTLARGLHWFRMDGRGVREFVETRLPEAVRSFLADAGFAPGDLAGFVPHQANGLLLADLADRLGIPAARTCTTVEEYGNTGSASIAVTLDRAARAGRFAAGDLVLLAGFGGGMAIGLALLRW; the protein is encoded by the coding sequence ATGATAACGACGGGAATTCCCGGGAAGGGTCGCACACATTCGGGAATCGCCGTCCTGGGAACCGGCTCGTACCTGCCGGCCCGGGTGGTGAGCAATTCCGAGGCCGCCGCCCCCGCGGGCGTCACCGGGGAATGGATCGCGCGGAAGACCGGAATCTCCCGGCGCCGCCGTGCCGAGCCGGACCAGGCCGCCAGCGACCTCGCGGTGGCGGCCGGCCGGGCCGCCCTGGCGGACGCCGGGGTCCGCCCGGCCGACCTGGCGCTGATCATGGTCGCCACCTCCACCCCCGACTCCCCGCAGCCGCCGACCGCCAGCGTGGTCGCCGACCGGCTCGGCGCCGCCCCCGGCACCGCCGCCTTCGACGTCAACGCGGTCTGCAGCGGCTTCGTGTTCGCCCTCACCGCCGCCGAGCGGATGCTCACCGACGCCGCCCCCGGGTACGCGCTGGTGATCGGGGCCGACGTCTACTCGCGGATCCTCGACCCCACCGACCGGCGGACCGCCGTGCTGTTCGGCGACGGCGCCGGCGCGGTGGTGCTCGGCCCGGCCCCGGAGCCCGGCCGGGGCCTGCTTGCCGGCCGGCTGGCCGGGTTCGGCGCCGACCGCGGGCTGATCGGCGTCCCGGCCGGGGGGAGCCGGCTGCCCGCCAGCGCCGACACCCTCGCCCGGGGCCTGCACTGGTTCCGGATGGACGGCCGCGGTGTGCGCGAGTTCGTCGAGACCCGGCTGCCGGAGGCCGTCCGGTCCTTCCTGGCCGACGCCGGGTTCGCGCCCGGCGACCTGGCCGGGTTCGTGCCCCACCAGGCCAACGGGCTGCTGCTCGCCGACCTCGCCGACCGGCTCGGCATCCCGGCCGCCCGCACCTGCACCACCGTCGAGGAGTACGGCAACACCGGCTCGGCCTCGATCGCCGTCACCCTCGACCGGGCCGCCAGGGCGGGCCGTTTCGCCGCCGGGGACCTGGTGCTGCTGGCCGGCTTCGGCGGCGGCATGGCGATCGGCCTCGCGCTGCTGCGCTGGTGA